One genomic segment of Nonomuraea coxensis DSM 45129 includes these proteins:
- a CDS encoding DAK2 domain-containing protein produces MEILDPPAVRRWARLAADALGRARTDIDALNVFPVADGDTGTNLHLTLLSAAEAVESLPDDVDAAVVWQTLAYGALVGARGNSGVIVSQALRGLAEVLKDGHDLRAALHRGAVLAREAVARPVEGTVLSVLESAARAVQGLDGGLAEVARSAAREARAALGRTPSQLDVLARSGVVDAGGAGAAIVLETLAAVVTGSYDGRYEVPAPAARLKPMTEAGAGYEVMYLLDAGDEAVAALRAELDAMGDSLVVVGGDGLWNVHVHVPEAGPAVEAGMRAGRPHRIRITYLAEPARGAGAGRGVVAVAAGDGIAALFEECGAVVVRREPGSRPPLPALLAAIRQAGSEVVVLPNDEGVGDVAAAAAEIARGDGQAVSVLPTRATVQGLAALAVHDPLRRFGEDVVAMADAAGQTRCGHVTVAREEAFTSAGVCRPGDVLGLIEGDVAVIGGTLEQVAALVVDRLVAGGGELVTLITGAGAPPGLAEGVEEHLRATRPDVDLAVYAGGQGGYPLLIGVE; encoded by the coding sequence ATGGAGATCCTCGACCCGCCCGCGGTGCGTAGATGGGCGCGGCTGGCGGCCGACGCGCTCGGCCGGGCCAGGACGGACATCGACGCGCTCAACGTGTTCCCGGTGGCCGACGGCGACACCGGCACCAACCTGCACCTGACCCTGCTGTCCGCGGCCGAGGCCGTCGAGTCCCTGCCCGACGACGTGGACGCGGCCGTGGTGTGGCAGACGCTCGCGTACGGCGCCCTGGTGGGCGCGCGGGGCAACTCCGGTGTGATCGTCAGCCAGGCCCTGCGCGGCCTGGCCGAGGTGCTGAAGGACGGCCACGACCTGCGGGCCGCGCTGCACCGGGGCGCGGTGCTGGCCAGGGAGGCCGTGGCCAGGCCGGTTGAGGGCACGGTGCTGAGCGTGCTGGAGTCGGCCGCGCGGGCCGTCCAGGGCCTGGACGGCGGCCTGGCCGAGGTGGCGCGGAGCGCGGCCCGCGAGGCCAGGGCGGCGCTCGGGCGCACCCCGAGCCAGCTCGACGTGCTGGCCCGCAGCGGCGTCGTGGACGCGGGCGGCGCCGGGGCGGCGATCGTGCTGGAGACCCTGGCCGCGGTCGTCACCGGCTCCTACGACGGCCGCTACGAGGTGCCCGCGCCGGCCGCCAGGCTGAAGCCGATGACCGAGGCCGGGGCGGGCTACGAGGTGATGTACCTGCTGGACGCCGGCGACGAGGCGGTGGCGGCGTTACGCGCGGAGCTGGACGCGATGGGCGACTCCCTGGTGGTGGTCGGCGGCGACGGCCTCTGGAACGTGCACGTCCACGTGCCCGAGGCCGGGCCAGCCGTGGAGGCGGGGATGCGGGCGGGGCGGCCGCACCGGATCCGGATCACCTACCTGGCCGAGCCCGCCCGCGGGGCCGGGGCGGGCCGGGGCGTGGTGGCGGTCGCCGCGGGCGACGGGATCGCCGCGCTGTTCGAGGAGTGCGGGGCCGTCGTGGTGCGCCGCGAGCCGGGCTCAAGGCCGCCGCTGCCCGCCCTGCTGGCGGCGATCCGCCAGGCGGGCAGCGAGGTCGTGGTCCTGCCCAACGACGAGGGCGTCGGCGACGTGGCCGCGGCGGCGGCCGAGATCGCCCGCGGCGACGGGCAGGCGGTCAGCGTGCTGCCCACGCGGGCGACCGTGCAGGGCCTCGCGGCGCTGGCGGTGCACGACCCGCTGCGCCGCTTCGGCGAGGACGTGGTGGCGATGGCGGACGCGGCCGGCCAGACCCGCTGCGGGCACGTGACGGTGGCCCGCGAGGAGGCGTTCACCAGCGCGGGGGTGTGCCGCCCCGGCGACGTGCTCGGCCTCATCGAGGGCGACGTGGCGGTGATCGGCGGCACGCTGGAGCAGGTGGCGGCACTGGTGGTGGACCGCCTGGTGGCGGGCGGCGGCGAGCTGGTCACCCTGATCACCGGCGCCGGCGCCCCGCCGGGCCTCGCCGAGGGCGTGGAGGAGCACCTGCGGGCCACGCGGCCGGACGTCGACCTCGCCGTGTACGCGGGCGGCCAGGGCGGCTACCCGCTGCTGATCGGCGTCGAGTGA
- the rpmB gene encoding 50S ribosomal protein L28, translating to MASVCDVCRKGPTFGNNVSHSHRRTRRRWNPNIQTVRAVVGGTPKKLNVCTSCIKAGKVTR from the coding sequence GTGGCTTCCGTCTGCGATGTCTGCCGCAAGGGGCCGACCTTCGGTAACAACGTGTCCCACTCCCACCGCCGCACCCGCCGTCGTTGGAACCCCAACATCCAGACGGTGCGCGCGGTCGTCGGCGGCACGCCGAAGAAGCTGAACGTGTGCACCTCGTGCATCAAGGCGGGCAAGGTCACCCGCTAG
- the thiD gene encoding bifunctional hydroxymethylpyrimidine kinase/phosphomethylpyrimidine kinase, with translation MGDMTVSTPPRVLTVAGSDSGGGAGIQADLKTMMAMGVHGMSVIAAVTAQNSLGVQGYWELPPEAVRAQLDSVLGDIGAQAVKTGMLASPVLVEVVAEALGAYGAPVVVDPVGVSKHGDSLLAEEAVDTLRTRLLPVATVATPNLWEVEQLTSVKVEDEDGLRRAADAVLALGPRWALIKGGHLPGAPVDLLTDGSEEHRFVAERHDNRHTHGTGCTLASAIASRLALGDDVPEAVRAAKEYVTGAIARGFPLGAGIGPVDHAWRWR, from the coding sequence ATGGGGGACATGACGGTTTCGACCCCTCCCCGTGTGCTCACCGTCGCCGGCTCCGACTCCGGCGGAGGCGCGGGCATCCAGGCCGACCTGAAGACCATGATGGCGATGGGCGTGCACGGCATGAGCGTCATCGCCGCCGTGACCGCCCAGAACTCGCTCGGCGTCCAGGGCTACTGGGAGCTGCCGCCCGAGGCCGTACGCGCGCAGCTCGACTCGGTGCTCGGCGACATCGGCGCGCAGGCGGTCAAGACCGGCATGCTGGCCTCGCCCGTCCTGGTGGAGGTGGTCGCCGAGGCCCTCGGCGCGTACGGCGCCCCGGTCGTCGTCGATCCCGTCGGGGTGTCCAAGCACGGCGACTCGCTGCTCGCGGAGGAGGCCGTGGACACCCTGCGCACCCGGCTGCTCCCGGTGGCCACGGTGGCGACCCCGAACCTGTGGGAGGTCGAGCAGCTCACCTCGGTCAAGGTCGAGGACGAGGACGGCCTGCGCCGCGCGGCCGACGCCGTGCTCGCGCTGGGCCCGAGATGGGCGCTGATCAAGGGCGGCCACCTGCCGGGCGCGCCGGTGGACCTGCTGACCGACGGCTCGGAGGAGCACCGCTTCGTCGCCGAGCGCCACGACAACCGCCACACCCACGGCACCGGCTGCACGCTGGCCTCGGCCATCGCCTCCCGCCTCGCGCTGGGCGACGACGTGCCGGAGGCGGTGCGGGCCGCCAAGGAGTACGTGACCGGCGCCATCGCCCGGGGCTTCCCCCTGGGCGCGGGCATCGGCCCCGTGGACCACGCCTGGCGCTGGCGCTGA
- a CDS encoding thiamine-phosphate kinase — MVNRITGRLPQGAAVMLGPGDDAALVAAPDGRVVVSTDLLLEGRHFRRDWSSPYDVGRKAAAQNLADVAAMGAAPTALVIGLGIPADLPVTWLDGLTDGFRDECVVVGASVAGGDVTRCDLVVLGVTALGDLGGRAPVRRDGARPGQVVAVAGRLGHAAAGLALLDAGVPARTEALERAVAAHRRPCPPYQEGPRAAELGASAMLDVSDGLLQDLGHVAAASGVRIEVDPQAFAVGEPVLAAAKELAADPLEWVLTGGEDHALAAAFPAGVRLPASWQVVGRVVEGEGVLVYGREMGRGGWDHFR; from the coding sequence GTGGTAAATCGTATTACCGGTCGTCTGCCCCAGGGCGCGGCGGTAATGCTGGGTCCGGGCGACGACGCGGCGCTGGTCGCCGCTCCTGACGGGCGGGTCGTGGTCTCCACCGACCTGCTGCTGGAGGGCAGGCACTTCCGGCGCGACTGGTCCAGCCCCTACGACGTGGGCCGCAAGGCCGCCGCCCAGAACCTCGCCGACGTCGCCGCCATGGGCGCCGCCCCCACCGCGCTGGTCATCGGCCTCGGCATCCCCGCCGACCTGCCCGTGACCTGGCTGGACGGGCTGACCGACGGCTTTCGCGACGAGTGCGTGGTCGTCGGTGCGAGCGTCGCGGGGGGCGACGTGACCCGGTGCGACCTGGTGGTCCTCGGGGTCACCGCGCTGGGCGACCTGGGCGGGCGGGCCCCCGTCCGCCGGGACGGCGCGCGGCCCGGGCAGGTCGTGGCGGTGGCGGGGCGGCTCGGGCACGCGGCGGCCGGGCTCGCGCTGCTCGACGCCGGTGTACCGGCGCGTACCGAGGCGCTGGAGCGGGCGGTGGCGGCGCATCGGCGGCCGTGCCCGCCGTACCAGGAGGGGCCGCGCGCCGCCGAGCTGGGCGCGAGCGCGATGCTGGACGTCAGCGACGGGCTGCTGCAGGACCTCGGGCACGTCGCCGCGGCGAGCGGGGTGCGGATCGAGGTGGATCCGCAGGCGTTCGCGGTGGGCGAGCCGGTGCTGGCCGCGGCCAAGGAGCTGGCGGCCGATCCGCTGGAATGGGTGCTCACGGGTGGCGAGGATCACGCGCTCGCGGCGGCCTTTCCCGCAGGGGTGCGGTTGCCGGCGTCGTGGCAGGTCGTGGGGCGGGTGGTCGAAGGTGAGGGGGTTCTCGTGTACGGGCGGGAAATGGGGCGTGGCGGCTGGGATCACTTTCGGTAA
- a CDS encoding Lrp/AsnC family transcriptional regulator has protein sequence MVQAYILIQTEVGKAAAVAAEISGIPGVTQAEDVTGPYDVIVRAEARNVDELGKLVVAQIQAVEGITRTLTCPIVHI, from the coding sequence ATGGTGCAGGCCTACATCCTTATTCAGACCGAGGTCGGCAAGGCCGCCGCAGTGGCCGCGGAGATCTCCGGGATCCCCGGTGTGACGCAGGCGGAGGACGTGACGGGTCCCTACGACGTCATCGTCCGCGCGGAGGCCCGTAACGTGGACGAGCTGGGCAAGCTCGTCGTGGCCCAGATTCAGGCGGTGGAGGGGATCACGCGTACGCTGACGTGTCCGATCGTCCACATCTGA
- a CDS encoding DUF3515 family protein encodes MRAAAVLLVLLALAGCGGTVQVEPPAPAGPAVAACDRLATLLPASLDGAERGTSEPRSPYVAVWGDGTIALRCGVPRPARMAPTDQLQEINGVGWFADPERPALYTAVTDAAYVEVTIGGGHVPGDVLAELSGPVGRMAG; translated from the coding sequence ATGCGTGCCGCCGCCGTCCTGCTCGTTCTCCTAGCGCTCGCCGGTTGCGGCGGCACCGTCCAGGTGGAGCCGCCGGCGCCCGCGGGCCCGGCGGTCGCCGCCTGCGACAGGCTGGCCACGCTGCTGCCCGCCTCGCTCGACGGGGCCGAGCGTGGCACGTCCGAGCCGCGTTCGCCGTATGTCGCCGTCTGGGGGGACGGCACGATCGCGCTGCGCTGCGGCGTGCCCCGGCCGGCGCGGATGGCGCCGACGGACCAGCTCCAGGAGATCAACGGCGTCGGCTGGTTCGCCGACCCCGAGCGGCCCGCGTTGTACACCGCCGTGACGGACGCCGCGTACGTGGAGGTCACGATCGGCGGCGGCCACGTGCCGGGCGACGTGCTCGCCGAGCTGTCCGGCCCGGTGGGCCGGATGGCGGGGTAG